A region of Bradyrhizobium sp. SZCCHNS1050 DNA encodes the following proteins:
- a CDS encoding glutathione S-transferase family protein → MFLIGQYDSPFVRRTAIALKLYGVPFEHKPWSTFGDADKIAPYNPLLRVPVLVLDDGEALIDSAAILDHLDETVGPERAMLARSGALRRRQLHTIALATGLGDKAVSLIYERVLRKDRLALWVARCEAQISGVLAMLEAERADVTSAYWYGDNIGHADIAVACVLRFTREAHPHLFDAARYPALAAHAARCEALPPFQEIVQPLAPPSGD, encoded by the coding sequence ATGTTCCTGATCGGCCAATACGACTCGCCTTTCGTCCGCCGCACCGCGATCGCGCTCAAGCTCTACGGCGTGCCGTTCGAGCACAAGCCGTGGTCGACCTTCGGCGACGCCGACAAGATCGCGCCGTACAATCCGCTGCTGCGCGTGCCGGTGCTGGTGCTGGATGACGGCGAGGCGCTGATCGATTCAGCGGCGATCCTCGATCATCTCGACGAGACCGTCGGGCCCGAGCGCGCGATGCTGGCGCGGAGCGGCGCGCTGCGCCGCAGGCAGCTGCATACGATCGCGCTCGCGACCGGTCTCGGCGACAAGGCCGTCAGCCTGATCTACGAGCGCGTGCTGCGCAAGGACCGCCTCGCGCTGTGGGTCGCGCGCTGCGAGGCCCAGATCTCCGGCGTGCTGGCAATGCTGGAGGCCGAGCGCGCAGATGTGACGAGCGCCTATTGGTATGGCGACAACATCGGCCACGCCGACATCGCCGTCGCCTGCGTGCTGCGCTTCACACGCGAGGCGCATCCGCATCTGTTCGACGCCGCGCGCTATCCGGCGCTGGCGGCCCACGCCGCAAGGTGCGAGGCGCTGCCGCCATTCCAGGAGATCGTCCAGCCGCTGGCCCCGCCGAGCGGGGATTGA
- a CDS encoding alpha/beta hydrolase: MQRRDVLLTAAAASFAATGASLAAAPTAARPRIRCSDGVTLYHEEWGSGRPVLFVHAWALTSAMWTYQISDLSQRGLRCIAFDRRGHGRSDVPGSGYELDRLADDIAEVIAQLDLDDVALVGMSMGCNEILNYVARHGTGRISRIAMLGPTTPFPLQTADNALGAPHGYFEQCWAAWQSDFPKWIEDNKLPFFTKDASPQMMEWVAAMMRQMPIPVAVATNRALIATDLRPVLAKIDRPVLILHGDKDVSAPLDMTARPTAKGIKGAELKVYPGGPHGIFVTHMKQVNADLAAFLA; this comes from the coding sequence ATGCAACGACGAGACGTGCTGCTGACCGCGGCAGCAGCCAGCTTCGCGGCGACGGGAGCGAGCCTCGCCGCCGCACCGACCGCGGCGCGCCCCCGTATCCGCTGCAGCGACGGCGTGACGCTCTATCACGAGGAGTGGGGCAGCGGCCGGCCGGTGCTGTTCGTACATGCCTGGGCGCTGACCAGCGCGATGTGGACCTACCAGATCTCCGATCTCAGCCAGCGCGGGCTGCGCTGCATTGCCTTCGACCGCCGCGGCCATGGACGCTCCGACGTGCCGGGCAGCGGCTACGAGCTCGACCGCCTGGCCGACGACATCGCCGAGGTCATCGCGCAGCTCGACCTTGATGATGTCGCGCTGGTCGGCATGTCCATGGGCTGCAACGAGATCCTCAACTACGTCGCGCGGCACGGCACGGGACGCATCTCGCGCATCGCGATGCTCGGACCGACGACGCCGTTTCCGCTGCAGACCGCGGACAATGCGCTCGGCGCGCCCCACGGCTATTTCGAGCAGTGCTGGGCCGCGTGGCAGAGCGACTTTCCGAAATGGATCGAGGACAACAAGCTGCCGTTCTTCACGAAGGACGCCTCGCCGCAGATGATGGAATGGGTCGCGGCGATGATGCGCCAGATGCCCATTCCCGTCGCGGTCGCCACCAACCGCGCGCTGATCGCGACCGACCTGCGGCCGGTGCTTGCGAAGATCGACCGTCCCGTGCTGATCCTGCACGGCGACAAGGACGTCTCAGCGCCGCTCGACATGACGGCACGGCCGACCGCCAAGGGCATCAAGGGCGCCGAGCTGAAGGTCTATCCCGGCGGCCCGCATGGGATATTCGTGACCCACATGAAGCAGGTCAATGCCGACCTTGCTGCGTTCCTGGCTTAG
- a CDS encoding ABC transporter permease, producing MSLQFRLASRNLFHDRLRFIATIIGIIFSIVLVTVQMGLYVGFRRMVTTMIDHSPAELWIMPVGTKCFEDPSLLDERQRFRALAVPGVAEATPLVIGYAQWRLPQGTTTPVFVVGSELRGLGLHPWNVVEGRLDDLSVPGAVAIDQTYFERLGIGGAGQAAELRDQKVQVMAVTKGIRSFTTTPYVFTDVDRARAYTGIASNKASYLVVRLAAEADLWTVQRALRDSLSNVDVLTAAEFASRSRSFWLFGTGAGAALFAGALLGLIVGTVIVAQTLYSSTKDHINEFATLRAIGSSSRYIYTVIIWQALLSAIVGFAGAAAIGRIVAAATAESALPVIMTPTLTVALFVLTLTMCVGSAIAAILKVMRIDPTLVFSR from the coding sequence ATGTCGTTGCAGTTCAGGCTTGCGTCCCGAAACCTGTTCCATGACAGGCTTCGATTCATTGCCACCATCATCGGCATCATCTTCTCGATCGTGCTGGTGACCGTGCAGATGGGCCTCTATGTCGGCTTCCGCCGGATGGTCACGACCATGATCGACCATTCCCCGGCCGAGCTGTGGATCATGCCGGTCGGCACCAAATGCTTCGAGGACCCCTCGCTGCTCGACGAGCGGCAGCGGTTCCGCGCGCTTGCTGTTCCCGGCGTGGCGGAGGCGACGCCGCTGGTGATCGGCTATGCGCAATGGCGGCTGCCGCAGGGCACCACGACGCCGGTCTTCGTGGTCGGCTCGGAACTGCGCGGGCTCGGGCTGCATCCCTGGAACGTGGTGGAGGGACGGCTGGACGACCTGTCCGTGCCGGGCGCGGTCGCCATCGACCAGACCTATTTCGAGCGGCTCGGCATCGGCGGCGCCGGCCAGGCTGCGGAGCTCCGCGACCAGAAGGTGCAGGTGATGGCTGTCACCAAAGGCATCCGCTCGTTCACGACAACGCCTTACGTGTTCACCGACGTCGACCGCGCCCGCGCCTATACCGGCATCGCCTCGAACAAGGCGTCCTATCTGGTGGTCAGGCTGGCGGCCGAGGCCGACCTCTGGACCGTGCAGCGGGCGCTGCGCGACAGCCTGTCCAATGTCGACGTGCTGACCGCAGCCGAGTTCGCGAGCCGCAGCCGCTCGTTCTGGCTGTTCGGCACCGGCGCGGGTGCCGCGCTGTTCGCCGGCGCCCTGCTCGGCCTCATCGTCGGCACCGTGATCGTGGCGCAGACGCTCTATTCCAGCACCAAGGATCACATCAACGAGTTCGCGACCCTGCGCGCGATCGGCTCGTCCAGCCGCTACATCTACACCGTCATCATCTGGCAGGCGCTGCTCAGCGCCATCGTCGGCTTCGCCGGCGCTGCGGCGATCGGCAGGATCGTGGCGGCGGCGACCGCGGAATCGGCGCTGCCGGTCATCATGACCCCGACGCTGACGGTCGCGCTGTTCGTGCTGACGTTGACGATGTGCGTCGGCTCGGCGATCGCGGCGATCCTCAAGGTCATGCGCATTGACCCGACCCTGGTGTTCTCGCGATGA
- the metH gene encoding methionine synthase, giving the protein MSTPVSPARTAFLAAAAKRILILDGAMGTMIQALQLDEAAFRSERFKDFHRDLRGNNDLLILTQPDAIEDIHAQYLRAGADIVATNTFSATSIAQADYDLSDIIYELNREGARLARNAATRVAAEDGKQRFVAGAMGPTNRTASISPDVSNPGYRAVTFDDLRLAYGEQARGLLDGGADILLLETIFDTLNAKAALYAIAELCEERGIDVPVMISGTITDKSGRLLSGQMPEAFWNSVRHAKPLTIGFNCALGAEDLRAHVADIGRVADALVCAYPNAGLPNEFGQYDETPAYMARLIGEFARDGLVNIVGGCCGTTPEHIAAIAAAVAPHKPRAVPEIAPRLRLSGLEPFELTPAIPFVNVGERTNVTGSAKFRKLITAGDYTAALQVARDQVENGAQVIDVNMDEGLLDSEAAMRTFLNLVAAEPDIARVPVMVDSSKFHVIEAGLKCVQGKPVVNSISLKEGEEKFIHEAKIARRHGAAVVVMAFDETGQADTYKRKTEICARAYKILVEKIGFPPEDIIFDPNIFAIATGLEEHNNYGVDFIEATRWIRQNLPHAHVSGGVSNLSFSFRGNEPVREAMHSVFLYHAIKAGMDMGIVNAGQMIVYDDIDPELRQVCEDVVLNRDPGASERLLALAEKFRGQGKQTKEADLAWREWPVDKRLSHALVHGITEFIEQDTEEARAASTRPLDVIEGPLMAGMNVVGDLFGDGKMFLPQVVKSARVMKQAVAYLMPFMEAEKAANKGRANERSNAGKIVLATVKGDVHDIGKNIVGIVLQCNNFEVIDLGVMVPAARIIETAKAENADIIGLSGLITPSLDEMAYLASEMERQGLNVPLLIGGATTSRVHTAVKIDPNYQNGPVVHVNDASRAVGVASSLLSPERKDSYATEVRSEYQKIAAAHLRGQADKKRLKLADARANAPKIDFAKAKPVKPTFLGTKTFVDYDLAELVPYIDWTPFFQTWELAGRFPGILDDAKVGEAARALYDDALKMLKRIVDEKWFTARAAIGFWPANAAGDDIVLYADEGRTKQIATLHTLRQQLEKREGRFNTALSDFIAPVGSGVPDYVGGFVVTTGLGEDAVADRFKNANDDYSSILVKALADRLAEAFAERLHARVRREFWAYAPDEALSPDDLILEKYHGIRPAPGYPAQPDHTEKATLFELLDAEKNAGVRLTESFAMWPGSSVSGLYFASPESFYFGVGKIERDQVEDYAARKGMTVAEVERWLAPILNYIPARGGQQADAAARAVASPAPANDAAPAELASHPVGCTCAVHLAWRKKAVGAK; this is encoded by the coding sequence ATGTCCACCCCTGTATCTCCAGCGCGTACCGCCTTCCTTGCCGCTGCAGCCAAGCGAATCCTGATCCTCGACGGCGCCATGGGCACGATGATCCAGGCGCTGCAGCTCGACGAGGCCGCCTTCCGCAGCGAGCGGTTCAAGGACTTCCATCGCGACCTCCGCGGCAACAACGACCTGCTGATCCTGACGCAGCCCGACGCCATCGAGGACATCCACGCGCAATATCTGCGCGCCGGGGCCGACATCGTCGCCACCAACACCTTCTCGGCAACCTCGATCGCGCAGGCCGATTACGACCTCTCCGACATCATCTACGAACTGAACCGCGAGGGCGCCCGGCTCGCCCGCAATGCCGCGACCCGCGTTGCGGCCGAGGACGGCAAACAGCGCTTCGTCGCCGGCGCAATGGGCCCGACCAACCGCACCGCCTCGATCTCGCCCGACGTCTCCAACCCCGGCTACCGCGCCGTGACCTTCGACGACCTCCGGCTCGCCTATGGCGAGCAGGCGCGCGGGCTCCTGGACGGCGGCGCCGACATCCTGCTGCTCGAGACCATCTTCGACACGCTCAATGCCAAGGCGGCGCTGTACGCCATCGCCGAGCTCTGCGAGGAGCGCGGCATCGACGTGCCCGTGATGATCTCGGGCACCATCACCGACAAGTCCGGCCGCCTGCTCTCGGGCCAGATGCCGGAGGCGTTCTGGAATTCGGTCCGCCACGCGAAACCGCTGACCATCGGCTTCAACTGTGCGCTCGGCGCCGAGGATCTGCGCGCCCATGTCGCCGACATCGGCCGCGTCGCCGACGCGCTGGTGTGCGCCTATCCCAATGCCGGCCTGCCCAACGAGTTCGGCCAGTATGACGAGACGCCGGCCTACATGGCGCGACTGATCGGCGAATTTGCGCGGGACGGCCTCGTCAACATCGTCGGCGGCTGCTGCGGCACCACGCCCGAACATATCGCGGCGATCGCCGCCGCCGTCGCCCCGCACAAGCCTCGCGCCGTGCCGGAGATCGCGCCGCGGCTGCGGCTGTCGGGCCTCGAGCCGTTCGAACTCACGCCCGCGATTCCGTTCGTCAATGTCGGCGAGCGCACCAACGTCACGGGCTCGGCCAAATTCCGCAAGCTGATCACCGCCGGCGATTACACCGCGGCGCTGCAGGTCGCGCGCGACCAGGTCGAGAACGGCGCCCAGGTCATCGACGTCAACATGGACGAGGGCCTGCTGGATTCGGAAGCCGCGATGCGGACCTTCCTCAACCTCGTCGCTGCCGAGCCGGACATCGCCCGCGTTCCCGTGATGGTCGATTCCTCGAAATTCCACGTCATCGAGGCCGGCCTGAAATGCGTGCAGGGCAAGCCGGTGGTGAACTCGATCTCGCTCAAGGAAGGCGAGGAGAAGTTCATTCACGAAGCGAAGATCGCGCGTCGCCACGGCGCCGCCGTGGTCGTGATGGCGTTCGACGAGACCGGCCAGGCCGACACCTACAAGCGCAAGACCGAGATCTGCGCCCGCGCCTACAAGATCCTGGTCGAGAAGATCGGCTTTCCGCCTGAGGACATCATCTTCGATCCCAACATCTTCGCCATCGCGACCGGACTTGAGGAACACAACAATTACGGCGTCGACTTCATCGAAGCGACACGCTGGATCCGGCAGAACCTGCCGCATGCGCATGTCTCGGGCGGCGTCTCCAATCTCTCCTTCTCGTTCCGCGGCAACGAGCCGGTGCGCGAAGCCATGCATTCGGTGTTCCTGTATCACGCCATCAAGGCGGGCATGGACATGGGCATCGTCAATGCCGGCCAGATGATCGTCTATGACGACATCGATCCGGAGCTGCGCCAGGTGTGCGAAGACGTCGTGCTCAACCGCGACCCCGGCGCCTCAGAGCGGCTGCTGGCGCTGGCCGAGAAATTCCGCGGCCAGGGCAAGCAGACCAAGGAGGCCGATCTCGCCTGGCGCGAATGGCCGGTCGACAAGCGGTTGAGCCACGCGCTGGTGCATGGGATCACGGAGTTCATCGAGCAGGACACGGAAGAGGCGCGCGCCGCTTCGACGCGGCCGCTCGACGTCATCGAAGGCCCGCTGATGGCCGGCATGAACGTGGTCGGCGACCTCTTCGGCGACGGCAAGATGTTCCTGCCGCAGGTCGTGAAGTCCGCGCGCGTGATGAAGCAGGCGGTGGCCTATCTGATGCCGTTCATGGAGGCGGAGAAGGCTGCCAACAAGGGCCGGGCCAACGAGCGCTCCAACGCCGGCAAGATCGTGCTCGCCACCGTCAAGGGCGACGTCCACGACATCGGCAAGAACATCGTCGGCATCGTGCTCCAGTGCAACAATTTCGAGGTCATCGACCTCGGTGTCATGGTGCCCGCGGCCAGGATCATCGAGACGGCCAAGGCCGAGAACGCCGACATCATCGGTCTCTCCGGCCTGATCACGCCCTCGCTCGACGAGATGGCGTATCTCGCCTCGGAGATGGAGCGCCAGGGCCTGAACGTGCCGCTCCTGATCGGCGGCGCCACGACGAGCCGTGTCCATACTGCGGTCAAGATCGATCCGAACTACCAGAATGGCCCGGTCGTTCACGTCAACGACGCCAGCCGCGCCGTCGGCGTCGCCTCCTCATTGCTGTCGCCGGAGCGCAAGGATTCCTACGCCACGGAGGTTCGCAGCGAGTATCAGAAGATCGCCGCCGCGCATCTGCGCGGCCAGGCCGACAAGAAGCGGCTGAAGCTCGCGGACGCCCGCGCCAACGCGCCGAAGATCGATTTCGCCAAGGCGAAGCCGGTCAAGCCGACCTTCCTCGGCACCAAGACGTTCGTCGACTACGACCTCGCCGAGCTGGTGCCCTATATCGACTGGACGCCGTTCTTCCAGACCTGGGAGCTCGCCGGTCGTTTTCCTGGCATCCTCGACGACGCCAAGGTCGGCGAGGCCGCGCGCGCGCTGTATGACGACGCGCTGAAGATGCTCAAGCGCATCGTCGACGAGAAGTGGTTCACGGCCCGCGCCGCGATCGGCTTCTGGCCGGCAAATGCGGCCGGCGACGACATCGTGCTCTATGCCGACGAGGGCCGCACCAAGCAGATCGCGACGCTGCACACGCTGCGCCAGCAGCTCGAGAAGCGCGAGGGTCGCTTCAACACCGCGCTCAGCGACTTCATCGCGCCTGTGGGTTCCGGCGTGCCGGACTATGTCGGCGGCTTCGTCGTCACGACAGGCCTCGGCGAGGATGCCGTCGCCGACCGCTTCAAGAACGCCAATGACGACTACTCCTCGATCCTGGTGAAGGCGCTGGCCGACCGCCTCGCCGAGGCGTTCGCCGAGCGCCTGCATGCCCGCGTCCGCCGCGAGTTCTGGGCCTACGCCCCGGACGAGGCGCTCTCGCCGGACGATCTGATCCTGGAGAAGTATCACGGCATCCGTCCCGCGCCCGGCTACCCGGCGCAACCCGACCACACCGAGAAGGCGACCTTGTTCGAGCTGCTCGACGCCGAGAAGAATGCCGGCGTGCGGCTGACCGAGAGCTTTGCGATGTGGCCGGGCTCGTCGGTGTCGGGCCTCTATTTTGCTTCGCCGGAGAGCTTCTATTTCGGCGTCGGCAAGATCGAGCGCGACCAGGTCGAGGACTACGCCGCGCGCAAGGGCATGACTGTCGCCGAAGTCGAGCGCTGGCTGGCGCCGATCCTGAACTACATTCCGGCAAGGGGCGGCCAGCAGGCGGACGCGGCAGCGCGCGCCGTCGCTTCGCCCGCTCCGGCCAACGACGCCGCCCCCGCCGAGCTCGCGAGCCATCCGGTGGGCTGCACCTGTGCCGTTCATCTCGCCTGGCGCAAGAAGGCGGTCGGCGCGAAGTAG
- a CDS encoding LLM class flavin-dependent oxidoreductase: MIPLSVLDLSVTTTATPASAALRNSIDLARHVDQLGYVRYWLAEHHSLPSVASPSPDIMIGQIAAATQHIRVGSGGVMLPNHAPLVVAERFKMLEALFPGRIDLGLGRAPGTDGTTAYALRSRLDRREGDDFLERLHELMLWETREFPAGHPYNNVIAMPDDAPLPPIWLLGSSDYSSELSAQLGMGFGFAHHFASHDAVDAMRTYRAHFTPSRWRTQPHAILAVAVVTAETDAEAERLASSMDLNRLRRDRGQFLPLPSPEEAAAYMYTDADRASIARNRSRLFVGSPATVRAKLDPMIAASQADELMVITATFDHDARKRSYSLLADAFGLERKAAA; this comes from the coding sequence ATGATCCCGCTTTCAGTGCTCGACCTCTCCGTCACGACCACCGCCACGCCTGCCTCGGCGGCACTGCGCAACAGCATCGATCTGGCCCGCCATGTCGATCAGCTCGGCTACGTCCGCTATTGGCTGGCTGAGCACCACAGCCTGCCGTCGGTGGCGAGCCCGTCGCCCGACATCATGATTGGGCAGATCGCGGCAGCGACGCAGCACATCCGCGTCGGCTCCGGCGGCGTCATGCTGCCCAACCATGCGCCGCTGGTGGTCGCGGAGCGCTTCAAGATGCTGGAGGCACTGTTTCCCGGCCGGATCGATCTCGGCCTGGGCCGCGCGCCGGGCACCGACGGCACCACGGCCTATGCGCTGCGCAGCCGGCTCGACCGCCGCGAGGGCGACGACTTCCTGGAGCGGCTGCATGAGCTGATGCTGTGGGAGACCCGCGAGTTCCCTGCCGGTCATCCTTACAACAACGTCATCGCCATGCCCGACGACGCGCCATTGCCGCCGATCTGGCTGCTCGGCTCCAGCGACTATTCCAGCGAGCTGTCGGCGCAGCTCGGCATGGGGTTCGGCTTCGCACATCATTTCGCCAGCCACGACGCTGTCGACGCGATGCGAACCTACCGCGCCCATTTCACGCCGTCGCGCTGGCGGACACAGCCGCATGCGATCCTGGCGGTCGCGGTGGTGACGGCCGAGACCGACGCCGAGGCGGAGCGGCTGGCGTCGTCGATGGACCTCAACCGCCTCAGGCGCGACCGCGGCCAGTTCCTGCCGCTGCCGAGCCCCGAGGAGGCCGCGGCGTACATGTATACAGACGCCGACCGCGCCTCGATCGCACGCAACCGGTCGCGGCTGTTCGTGGGCAGCCCGGCGACGGTGCGAGCCAAGCTCGATCCGATGATCGCGGCAAGCCAGGCCGACGAGCTGATGGTGATCACGGCGACCTTCGACCACGACGCCCGCAAGCGCTCCTACAGCCTGCTTGCCGACGCCTTCGGCCTCGAGCGGAAGGCGGCGGCGTAA
- the metF gene encoding methylenetetrahydrofolate reductase [NAD(P)H] — MTDLAIADGHAAIIRPKISFEFFPPKTEEMDRTLWASIERLAPLEPSFVSVTYGAGGSTRERTHATIARILKETALLPAAHLTCVGASRHEIDEVVDRYHEVGVRHIVALRGDPPGGIGTPYYTHAEGYQSSPELIAGIKKRHPDIEVSVSAYPEKHPESRDFDADIDMLEAKVDAGATRAITQVFFDNDLYFRYLDRVRARGITIPIVPGIMPMHNFKQARGFVTRAGTTVPDWLAEKFDGLDDDPETRKLVAATVAAGQVQKLAKHGVDTFHFYTMNRADLVFAISHLLGIRPKSANKAAA; from the coding sequence ATGACCGACCTCGCCATCGCCGACGGCCACGCCGCAATCATCCGGCCGAAGATCTCGTTCGAGTTCTTCCCGCCGAAGACCGAGGAGATGGACCGGACGCTGTGGGCCTCGATCGAGCGCCTCGCCCCTCTGGAGCCTAGCTTCGTCTCGGTGACCTACGGCGCGGGCGGCTCGACGCGCGAGCGCACCCACGCCACGATCGCGCGCATCCTGAAGGAGACCGCGCTGCTGCCGGCGGCGCATCTCACCTGCGTCGGCGCTTCGCGCCACGAGATCGACGAGGTCGTCGACCGCTATCACGAGGTCGGCGTCCGCCACATCGTGGCGCTTCGCGGCGATCCGCCCGGCGGCATCGGCACGCCCTACTACACCCATGCCGAAGGCTATCAGAGCTCGCCCGAGCTGATCGCCGGCATCAAGAAGCGCCATCCCGATATCGAGGTCTCGGTCTCCGCCTATCCGGAGAAGCACCCCGAGAGCCGCGACTTCGACGCCGACATCGACATGCTCGAGGCCAAGGTCGACGCCGGCGCCACCCGCGCCATCACCCAGGTGTTCTTCGACAACGATCTCTACTTCCGCTACCTCGACCGCGTCCGCGCCCGCGGCATCACGATCCCGATCGTGCCCGGCATCATGCCGATGCACAATTTCAAGCAGGCGCGTGGCTTCGTGACCCGCGCCGGCACGACGGTGCCGGACTGGCTGGCCGAAAAATTCGACGGTCTCGACGACGATCCCGAGACCCGCAAGCTGGTCGCGGCGACCGTCGCCGCAGGCCAGGTGCAAAAGCTCGCCAAGCATGGCGTCGACACCTTCCATTTCTACACCATGAACCGCGCCGACCTCGTGTTCGCGATCAGCCATCTGCTCGGCATCCGTCCGAAGTCCGCCAACAAGGCTGCCGCCTGA
- a CDS encoding GNAT family N-acetyltransferase, protein MTIPDGYFDVPPGKVAAVVTSLEMLAPPVLPPDPVGDWSIRRVAQPDLAWYRDLYARVGWEWLWSQRTRMSDAELAKTIRADGVEIYTLAHGGGDEALLELDFRKKTDCELALFGVTSKLIGTGAGRLLMNHALRRAWAQPLTRLWVHTCSFDHPRALAFYQRSGFRPFQRQIEIAPDPRLDGTLPRDVAAHVPLLA, encoded by the coding sequence GTGACCATTCCCGACGGATATTTCGACGTGCCGCCCGGCAAGGTCGCGGCCGTGGTGACCTCGCTGGAAATGCTGGCACCGCCGGTGCTGCCGCCCGATCCGGTCGGCGACTGGAGCATTCGCCGCGTCGCGCAGCCCGATCTCGCTTGGTACCGCGACCTCTATGCCCGCGTCGGCTGGGAGTGGCTGTGGTCGCAGCGCACGCGGATGAGCGATGCGGAGCTTGCCAAGACGATTCGCGCTGACGGAGTCGAGATCTACACCTTGGCGCATGGCGGCGGTGATGAAGCCCTGCTGGAGCTCGATTTCCGCAAGAAGACCGATTGCGAGCTGGCGCTGTTCGGCGTCACGTCGAAGCTGATCGGCACCGGCGCCGGACGGCTGCTGATGAACCACGCGCTGCGCCGCGCCTGGGCGCAGCCGCTGACGCGGCTCTGGGTCCACACCTGCAGCTTCGATCATCCCCGTGCGCTGGCCTTCTACCAGCGCTCCGGCTTCCGTCCCTTCCAGCGGCAGATCGAGATCGCGCCCGACCCGCGCCTCGACGGCACGCTGCCGCGCGACGTCGCAGCGCATGTGCCGCTGCTCGCCTGA
- a CDS encoding HlyD family secretion protein, producing the protein MISGIPERAHLLGLVAAAALAIIVTPTSIPPTARAANAQEERWLAVAPGRVEPASGLIKLGAPVVGLIQEVLVRPNETVFAGQALVRLSDGEARAQLASAEAQVAMRKRVRNKESTPSGAGPRRRAEDGLADAQAAAFDARAALDKAVTERRAGRGADADVDTARTQLTAAQAKLEQQADELRKVTADAPLPISAEGQLNVARSELQSARATLEKLTIRAPLDGTVLQVNARTGEIASPQTTPPLVLLGDTSSLRVRAELDQRDLDKIKVGQQAVVRSDAFRGRDVAGKVAAIAPLVESSRTAALSQRNMTDVDVVEVLVDLAEPGPFAVGMKVDVYFKP; encoded by the coding sequence ATGATATCGGGAATTCCAGAACGCGCTCACCTGCTCGGGCTCGTCGCCGCGGCTGCATTGGCTATCATCGTCACGCCGACCTCGATTCCACCGACGGCGCGTGCCGCCAATGCCCAGGAGGAACGCTGGCTGGCCGTCGCACCCGGCCGGGTCGAGCCGGCATCCGGCCTGATCAAGCTCGGCGCGCCGGTGGTTGGGCTGATCCAGGAGGTGCTGGTCAGGCCAAACGAGACCGTGTTCGCCGGCCAGGCCCTGGTGCGGCTCAGCGATGGCGAAGCTCGCGCGCAGCTCGCCAGCGCCGAGGCGCAGGTCGCGATGCGCAAGCGCGTGCGCAACAAGGAGTCGACGCCGTCTGGCGCGGGTCCCCGGCGCCGCGCCGAAGACGGCCTCGCCGATGCGCAGGCGGCGGCGTTCGACGCGCGTGCTGCGCTCGACAAGGCCGTGACCGAGCGGCGCGCCGGGCGCGGCGCCGATGCCGATGTCGACACCGCACGCACGCAATTGACAGCCGCGCAGGCGAAGCTGGAGCAGCAGGCCGACGAGCTGCGCAAGGTCACCGCTGATGCGCCACTGCCGATCAGCGCCGAGGGCCAGCTCAACGTCGCCCGCAGCGAACTGCAGAGCGCCCGCGCCACGTTGGAAAAGCTCACCATCCGCGCGCCGCTCGACGGCACGGTGCTGCAGGTCAATGCGCGCACCGGCGAGATCGCTTCGCCGCAGACGACGCCACCGCTGGTGCTGCTCGGCGACACGTCCTCGCTGCGCGTGCGCGCCGAGCTCGACCAGCGCGACCTCGACAAGATCAAGGTCGGCCAGCAGGCGGTGGTCCGCTCCGACGCCTTCCGCGGCCGCGACGTCGCCGGCAAGGTCGCCGCCATCGCCCCGCTGGTCGAGAGCAGCCGCACTGCTGCGCTCAGCCAGCGCAACATGACCGATGTCGACGTGGTGGAAGTGCTGGTCGATCTGGCCGAGCCGGGGCCATTCGCGGTTGGGATGAAGGTGGACGTGTATTTCAAGCCGTGA
- a CDS encoding ABC transporter ATP-binding protein, producing MTDTVLEATDLVHHLGQGAGRVQALKGVSLSLKGGELALLMGPSGSGKTTLLSILGCLMTPDGGAVRVANQPVAGLDPEALAKLRRERIGFIFQSYHLFPTLNAEDNVRLALDVRGERARATKLAAREVLERVGLGPKKRSFPRQLSGGEQQRVAIARAIVGKAQVILADEPTGALDTANGQAIMTLLADIAKDPSRAVLVVTHDPRILPFANRVIHIEDGRIVREESGGESMKKVSHA from the coding sequence ATGACCGACACCGTGCTCGAGGCCACCGATCTCGTGCATCACCTCGGCCAGGGGGCCGGCCGGGTGCAGGCGCTGAAGGGCGTGAGCCTGTCGTTGAAGGGCGGCGAGCTGGCGCTGCTGATGGGCCCCTCAGGCAGCGGCAAGACGACGCTGTTGTCGATCCTGGGCTGCCTGATGACGCCGGATGGCGGTGCCGTGCGGGTTGCCAACCAGCCGGTCGCGGGGCTCGATCCCGAGGCGCTGGCGAAGCTGCGCCGCGAGCGCATCGGCTTCATCTTCCAATCCTATCATCTGTTTCCGACGTTGAACGCCGAGGACAATGTGCGGCTCGCGCTCGACGTGCGCGGCGAACGCGCGCGGGCCACGAAACTGGCGGCGCGCGAGGTGCTCGAGCGGGTCGGCCTCGGCCCGAAGAAGCGGTCGTTCCCGCGCCAGCTCTCGGGCGGCGAGCAGCAGCGCGTCGCGATCGCCCGCGCCATCGTCGGCAAGGCGCAGGTCATTCTCGCCGACGAGCCGACCGGCGCACTCGATACCGCCAACGGTCAGGCGATCATGACCCTGCTCGCCGATATCGCCAAGGATCCGTCGCGCGCGGTGCTGGTGGTGACGCACGATCCGCGCATCCTGCCGTTTGCCAATCGCGTCATTCACATCGAGGACGGCCGCATCGTCCGCGAGGAGAGCGGCGGCGAGTCCATGAAGAAAGTCTCGCACGCATGA